A single window of Rubripirellula lacrimiformis DNA harbors:
- a CDS encoding phospholipid carrier-dependent glycosyltransferase, translating into MIGLVVRGAVVFAFMDDFEADPDAYRAIADTLSQSGVYGMTGFDGQVQPTAFRPPLYPALLSWTSTSPIAIAMLHTLLGGLTVLAVYVTARHWTVQVWPPAMAALMVGIDPILLQQSTLVMTETLAAFIVTAVLWQWSSPADQFEGSVKRTIHAVALGLLLGLAYLCRPTFLVWAVFIVIGHAWISLRRTPRVWGRMVPSIALAAVVVAMVGAWTMRNVRQLGHPVWATTHGGYTLLLANNPMFYRYLREGDVGTVWDPNDFFEAYAHRYDGDPTTQEFWQTDWSSTAVTLAAVEATEVSDDRLVGNAAKAAIRREPEMFFGSAVVRVVRLWNPMPHLTPGRSMALSAAIGVYYAVFYVLAFLGWAKWKRRSGRSSAERRAMIWPVFAMVVTLTAVHAVYWSNLRMRAPSIPGLAIIAALVCYRDDCEKSDWETSGDVANR; encoded by the coding sequence TCGGGGGTGTACGGCATGACCGGATTCGATGGTCAAGTTCAGCCAACGGCTTTCCGGCCGCCACTGTACCCAGCCTTGCTTTCCTGGACATCGACGTCACCGATTGCCATCGCCATGCTGCACACCCTGTTGGGCGGCTTGACGGTATTGGCGGTCTATGTGACCGCCCGCCACTGGACGGTTCAGGTTTGGCCGCCGGCGATGGCGGCGCTGATGGTCGGGATCGACCCGATTCTGCTTCAGCAGTCGACGCTGGTGATGACGGAAACCTTGGCGGCTTTCATCGTGACGGCTGTGTTGTGGCAATGGTCCAGTCCGGCGGACCAGTTCGAGGGATCGGTGAAGCGAACCATCCACGCGGTCGCGTTGGGATTGTTGTTAGGGCTGGCGTACCTGTGTCGACCCACGTTCCTGGTATGGGCGGTGTTCATCGTCATTGGGCACGCTTGGATTTCCCTGCGCCGGACGCCCAGGGTTTGGGGGCGGATGGTTCCATCGATCGCCTTGGCGGCGGTCGTGGTCGCCATGGTAGGGGCGTGGACGATGCGAAACGTTCGTCAATTGGGGCATCCGGTGTGGGCCACGACCCACGGCGGCTACACGCTGTTGCTGGCCAACAACCCGATGTTCTATCGGTATTTGCGAGAAGGCGATGTGGGAACCGTCTGGGACCCGAACGATTTTTTCGAAGCTTACGCACACCGATACGACGGCGATCCCACGACCCAAGAATTTTGGCAAACCGATTGGTCGTCGACCGCCGTGACGCTGGCAGCCGTTGAAGCGACCGAGGTCAGCGACGATCGGTTGGTCGGTAACGCAGCCAAAGCTGCGATCCGCCGCGAACCGGAGATGTTTTTCGGGTCTGCGGTGGTGCGAGTGGTGCGGTTGTGGAATCCGATGCCGCACCTGACCCCGGGCCGATCGATGGCATTATCGGCGGCCATTGGCGTCTACTACGCTGTTTTCTACGTCCTGGCGTTCCTGGGGTGGGCCAAATGGAAACGGCGATCGGGTCGGTCATCCGCTGAACGTCGAGCCATGATTTGGCCCGTTTTCGCGATGGTTGTGACATTGACGGCTGTCCATGCGGTCTACTGGAGCAACCTGCGTATGCGAGCGCCGTCGATCCCTGGTCTAGCGATCATTGCGGCGCTGGTTTGTTACCGTGACGATTGCGAGAAGTCTGACTGGGAGACGAGCGGAGATGTGGCCAACCGTTGA